In a genomic window of Schistocerca gregaria isolate iqSchGreg1 chromosome 5, iqSchGreg1.2, whole genome shotgun sequence:
- the LOC126272615 gene encoding protein rolling stone-like isoform X2 — MMKGFWKKAFSAEHFKIDHQTANIFVKSQWQLQDGISVPYLIYRAVVAIFFLAVFIVSLVGISMMQTTSVPGWKWLIYLTNWGITMCTIQAIVALVIVSIAKLKEKHQVSEAGTDTMPLHYKIYWAIHTIATTAAVCITISYWSVVYKPGQHPLDAVNILTHAMNGIMMTIDLLIIAHPLRIGHMYLPLFFAFVYVIFSGIYYLAGGTDRFGRTYIYDILNWEKTGYAFLACLLGLIFIAVMHSALAGINAACRYLVKFRWTAKHSDKCLPY; from the exons ATGATGAAAGGATTCTGGAAGAAGGCGTTTTCAGCTGAACATTTCAAAATAGATCATCAGACAGCCAACATATTTGTAAAATCTCAG TGGCAACTGCAAGATGGCATTTCAGTTCCATATTTAATATATCGAGCAGTGGTCGCCATATTCTTCCTGGCTGTGTTTATTGTCTCACTGGTAGGCATTAGCATGATGCAGACAACATCAGTACCTGGCTGGAAATGGCTAATATACCTCACAAACTGGGGAATTACAATGTGCACTATTCAAGCCATCGTTGCTCTAGTTATTGTATCCATTGCAAAGTTGAAGGAGAAGCATCAGGTATCAG AGGCAGGCACTGACACCATGCCACTGCACTACAAAATTTACTGGGCTATTCACACAATAGCTACAACGGCTGCTGTATGTATCACTATTTCTTATTGGTCTGTAGTGTACAAGCCTG GGCAGCATCCATTAGATGCAGTGAACATCCTCACACATGCCATGAATGGCATAATGATGACCATTGACCTGCTTATCATTGCACACCCTTTAAGAATTGGCCACATGTATTTACCACTGttctttgcatttgtttatgtGATATTTAGTGGGATCTATTACCTTGCTGGTGGCACAGACAGATTTGGACGCACTTATATATACGACATTCTAAACTGGGAGAAGACAGGGTATGCCTTTCTGGCATGTCTATTGGGCCTCATATTTATAGCTGTAATGCATTCAGCATTGGCAGGAATAAATGCAGCATGCAGATATCTTGTAAAGTTTCGATGGACAGCAAAGCATAGTGACAAGTGTTTGCCCTATTAG
- the LOC126272615 gene encoding protein rolling stone-like isoform X1 produces MMKGFWKKAFSAEHFKIDHQTANIFVKSQWQLQDGISVPYLIYRAVVAIFFLAVFIVSLVGISMMQTTSVPGWKWLIYLTNWGITMCTIQAIVALVIVSIAKLKEKHQVSAEAGTDTMPLHYKIYWAIHTIATTAAVCITISYWSVVYKPGQHPLDAVNILTHAMNGIMMTIDLLIIAHPLRIGHMYLPLFFAFVYVIFSGIYYLAGGTDRFGRTYIYDILNWEKTGYAFLACLLGLIFIAVMHSALAGINAACRYLVKFRWTAKHSDKCLPY; encoded by the exons ATGATGAAAGGATTCTGGAAGAAGGCGTTTTCAGCTGAACATTTCAAAATAGATCATCAGACAGCCAACATATTTGTAAAATCTCAG TGGCAACTGCAAGATGGCATTTCAGTTCCATATTTAATATATCGAGCAGTGGTCGCCATATTCTTCCTGGCTGTGTTTATTGTCTCACTGGTAGGCATTAGCATGATGCAGACAACATCAGTACCTGGCTGGAAATGGCTAATATACCTCACAAACTGGGGAATTACAATGTGCACTATTCAAGCCATCGTTGCTCTAGTTATTGTATCCATTGCAAAGTTGAAGGAGAAGCATCAGGTATCAG CAGAGGCAGGCACTGACACCATGCCACTGCACTACAAAATTTACTGGGCTATTCACACAATAGCTACAACGGCTGCTGTATGTATCACTATTTCTTATTGGTCTGTAGTGTACAAGCCTG GGCAGCATCCATTAGATGCAGTGAACATCCTCACACATGCCATGAATGGCATAATGATGACCATTGACCTGCTTATCATTGCACACCCTTTAAGAATTGGCCACATGTATTTACCACTGttctttgcatttgtttatgtGATATTTAGTGGGATCTATTACCTTGCTGGTGGCACAGACAGATTTGGACGCACTTATATATACGACATTCTAAACTGGGAGAAGACAGGGTATGCCTTTCTGGCATGTCTATTGGGCCTCATATTTATAGCTGTAATGCATTCAGCATTGGCAGGAATAAATGCAGCATGCAGATATCTTGTAAAGTTTCGATGGACAGCAAAGCATAGTGACAAGTGTTTGCCCTATTAG